The segment AGTTTGATGGTGGCACTTGTTTTTTTGTGGGAAAAAACCATCCCTTTTTGGCGAAGTGGTAGAAGGTTGGGGTGAAACGGTAGAACATCCTTTGGGAAATGTAGAAGTAACCTCGGGAAATGTAGAAGTTGGCCGTTAAAAGGTAGAAGATGAAGGCTGAATGGTAGAATAGTATGGAAGTATAGAGAATACCATCTTCTCATTTAGATGATCCACTGAGAACGCCTCTTTTTACGTTGCTAGCCACGGAAAACAATCATAAAAAAATCAGGCATCATGGAATCATCTGATGTTGAAACATTAGGGTTAATGTTTCAAGACTAAGGGATGGTTCGCCGTACTTCAAATGGAAGCGCGGCGAACCGTCCCTTTTTTGCGAAGTTGTAGAAAGTTGGGGTGAAACGGTAGAACATCCTTTGGGAAATGTAGAAGTAACCTCGGGAAATGTAGAAGCTGCCCGCAAAGTGGTAGAAGTTGAAGGTCAAAAGGTAGAATGGTACGTAAGTATAAAGTTATTTACCAGCAAGTAACCCACCACCCCAACTGGCAAGCCCATCTCCGGTATGGTACAATCGGAACAGCGATTTTAACGTGAAGGAAGAGAAAAATACATGACAGTACCTGTTCAGAAAAATGAATACTACGATGTCACCGTCCAGGATCTGACCCATGATGGCGCAGGCGTAGCAAAAATAGAAGGCTTTCCGATTTTTGTTCAACATGCATTACCGGACGAGGAAATCAAAGTCAAAATCATTAAGGTGAAAAAAGGTTATGCATTCGGTCGACTTGAGGAGATCCACAAGACAAGTCCTTACCGTGTCGATGCCCCATGCCCGATTTATAAGCAATGTGGGGGCTGCCAGCTTCAGCACCTGAGCTATGAAGGTCAGCTTGTGGCGAAGCAAAAGCAGGTCAAGGATGTCCTCGAACGCATTGGACATCTAAAAGACGTGCCGGTTCATCCGGTACTCGGCATGGACCACAATCCATGGCGTTACCGAAACAAAGCCCAGGTTCCGATCGGTGAACGCGAAGGCGGTCTGATTGCAGGATTTTACCAGCAACGCAGTCACGAAATCATTGATATGAAGGAATGCCTGATCCAGCAGGAAATCAACGACCGTGTCGTCCAAACGGTCCGCGAAATCTGCGACAAACATGGCGTTCGTGCTTATAACGAAAAAACACACAAAGGCGTGCTACGTCACGTGATGGCCCGCTATGGCCTAGTCACAGGCGAAGTGATGATCGTGCTAATCACCCGTACTCCTGATATCCCGAATCGCAAGGCCATCGTCGAAGAAATAGTAGCAGCCCTGCCTGAAGTGAAGTCCGTTGTGCAGAACGTAAACACGAAGAAAACGAATGTTATTTTCGGCGATGAAACGCGTGTGCTTTGGGGCAATGAATACATTTATGATTTCATCGGCGACATTAAGTTTGCGATTTCCGCGAGATCCTTCTACCAGGTGAACCCGGAGCAAACGAAGGTTCTGTATGATAAAGCGCTCGAGTATGCCGACCTGACAGGCGAAGAGACCGTCATTGACGCATACTGCGGAATCGGAACCATCTCCTTGTTCCTGGCACAAAAGGCGAAAAAAGTGTACGGCGTAGAAATCGTGCCAGAAGCGATTGAAGATGCCAAACGAAACGCTGAACTGAACGAAATCACAAATGCAGAATTCGGAGTGGGTGAAGCGGAGGTTGTCATCCCGAAATGGTATAAGGACGGCATTACAGCAGACGTGCTGGTGGTGGATCCGCCCCGTAAAGGCTGTGATGAAGCATTGCTTAAAACCATTCTGGAAATGAAGCCTAAAAAAGTTGTCTACGTATCCTGTAATCCGGCGACACTTGCAAGGGACCTGCGAGTGTTGGAGGATGGGGGATATAAGACGGTTGAGGTACAGCCAGTGGATATGTTCCCGCATACGGTGCATTGTGAGGCTGTTGCTAGAATTGAATTAAATCCCACATTATAATATCTAGAACCCCATCAAACCTCTATGTAGAAGAGTTTGATGGGGTTTTTGGTTTAGGGGACAGGCCCCTTTTTTCCAATTAATGTTATGAGAAGCATCGGGAACCGTCCCCGATGCTGCCCAGGAAACATTTTCAATGTCCCTCGAAACAGAATTGATTTTTCCTCGGTTTCGTTGAACCTTGCACTTCTTATCGAATAGTATATGGGCAGAGAGAGTGTACCCATTTTATACTTCAACTTAACTCATGGGAAATTTAGCTAATGGGAAGTGAATATCATGCAGATTTTTTACACAGTACGTTCAGGTGATACGTTATACGAGATTTCCAGGAGATGGGGAATTCCGACAGATTCCCTTATTTCTGCAAATAATTTGAATCCACCTTATACGATTCATATAGGTCAACAGCTCTCCGTTCCTCCTGGGGTTGACAAAGTGCGTGTTAGACAAGGTGATTCCGTGTATCGAATTTCACAATTATATAGAGTGCCATCTTCAGTGTTAATAGAGGCAAATCAACTTCGACCACCTTATGTTATTCAGATCGGTCAATTATTAAAGGTTCCACCAGGTGTTCCTTATTACATCGTACAACCAGGGGATACACTGTATCAGCTTGCAGGACGGTTTAATGTACGAACAAACGGGGAGCCGAATTATGAGCTTATTCGGAATGTAAACCAACTTCCATCTTCCCACCTATTTCCCGGTATGAAGTTAATGATTCCATACGCCCCTCCTGGTGGCCAAGGACGGATTGCCTATACCTCTGATCGGGGAGGGCATTATGATATTTGGTTATATAATCCCCTGACAGGAGAGAACTTGCAGCTCACCAGTGGATTAGGTGACTCCTTCTCAATTCCTGAATGGTCACCGAATAGTACGAGAATTGCGTTTGTAGGAAAGAACAGAATAATAAATGTTATTGAGGTTGCAACAGGTTCCATTGCTCAAATCGACCAGATGGAAGAAGAGGTTGAGTTCAAATTGGCTTGGTCCCCTGACAGCACCCAAATTGCTTATACTAAACAAGGTCACATTATCTTGTACGATGTACTGTCTCATCACGTGCAAAGCATTCAACAACCTAATTCAACAGATGTTCAATGGTTTCCGAATGGTATGGAACTGCTTTTTCAGGCACCGGATGAAACAGGAATCAGTCAGCTTTACCGAAGTCAAACCGACGGGACAGGGAAACAGCAAATTACAAGTAACACAGAAGGAAGGCTTAATAATTCCCAGCTATCACCCGACGGAAGCTTTGTACTTTATACAACACCAGGTGTCAGTATCTCCATCATTCACACCATTGAGCTCTCAACAGGGAATGTGTTCGAAGTAAAAGGAGGGCCGCTGGCAAAAAATTATTATCCGAAATGGTCTCCCGATTCTTTAAAGATTGCCTATAGCGCTACCGCCTTGGAAGATAGGGGGTATTTTTCGCAAGTTCGAACGGTGGGGAGGCGAGGAGAAGAGGACCGAATTTGGGCTATATCTAATTGTTTTGCATCACCTGTCACGTGGTCTACGGACGGAACAAATATAGCATATCTTAGTGGGTGCAGGGAACAGGAATCAGCCCATGAAATGTGGACTATCAATCTCCAACGGCCCGTTCCAATTCGACTAATTGAAGGAGTTAACATTCAGTCACTTCAATGGTCTCCCACTGCCATAATGGATGTCACCCAAAACACATATACGAGCACTACTTACAAGGTTAGTTTCCAATATCCATCAAACTGGCGAAAAGTGAACGAGGAAAGATACGAAGGTGCGGACGATTTTTTTCAAATATCAGCTATTTCTGCTGGTGAAAACTTGGATGAGGTGTGCCATGGGGAAGCTTTCCATCCATTAATGCCCTATGGATCCTTGCCAAGAATAGTAAAGGCAAGAATTCAAAATCAAGAAGCATGCTACATTTTTCCCTCTGTAGATCAACCAACAGAAATGTTGAATCAATCTGCTTTAATCGTAAGGTATCCAATTCCTATTAAAATCCAGGGGGAAACTTACAATTACTTCATCTTATGGACAGACCAACCGCATATGAAGGAAATAGCTTCAAGCTTAACCTTCTTATAGAACAATTATTTTCCTATCCCAAGTTCAAGATTAGTAAAAGAAATTGTTAATTCACCAACTATCTCATGTGTTGCTACACACACTATGGACATGGTGAGGCTGTTGAGGAAATTGAATTGGCATAAATAGGAGGAGCCTTATCCATTGGTGGATAGGGCTTTTTTGTAGCAAAACATTCACTAATTGAAATGGTTTATCCATTCTTGTATTAGTTGCTACGACCGTCCCCATTTCTCTCAGATAGTAGTACCAAGATCGCATATCACGAATTATCTGAATGTTATGATATAATGAAAATGTTGCTTGAGGGTGTACGGATGGATCTCATCGAAATAAACGTGGGATGAAAAAAGCAGAAAGTTTAACGTGGGTGCTGTTTATTCTATAGATTGCTAGGGAATAGTAATCTATAAATGAGTCAATGGCTTTTCTGACCGTTTCTTTTTGTTATCCGCTCAAGAAAAGATTCCTATATAGAAGTAGTAGGGATAACAAGAAATCCATCTTACATTTTAAAGAAAAATCAAATCATCTCTCTTTAATGCTGGAATAGTAAGACGTATCATCTAGATACCAATACACTTCCCGCATTATTCATTTTATATCATCGCATTAATGTGATGGAAGGATGCCGTTGGTTCATCTAGAAGACATTTCAATCAAATACGTATTTACTTCTAGCTTAGAGTAGAAATAAAGTGCTGGAGGCTTTTACGTGATGAAAGGAATAAAAGGAGAGAGTATAAATAATTTAATAGACTACAAAATTTTTGTACCATCGATGTTGATTATTTTAGGAATTAGTATTCCATTTACAGTCTACGAAACAAAATCCCTAAATCTGTTAAACAACATTTTTAATCACATTGTGGAAATGTTTACTTGGGGATATATGTGGTATGCCGCATTAATGGTGGCAGCTGCCTTATTTTTCTCATTTTCAAAATATGGGAAAGTGGTGCTGGGAGATCCATTGGAGAAACCAAAGTACACCATGTTTGAATATGCTTCGATTTTAATCGCGATGGGTCTAGGATCTACCATTATGCGGACAGGCATGATTCAATGGACTGATGTTGCATTAGAACCTCCATTTGGAACGGAAGCAAGGTCGGCAGAAGCATTATTGTGGGGAAATTCCTATAGTATGTTTTTGTGGAGCTTCCAAGTCTTTGCCATCTTTGTCATGGCAGCTCCTGCTATGGGGTACATCATGCATGTTCGTAAAAAGCCATTGATACGAATATCGGAAGCGTGCCGGTGCATTTTTGGGGATAGATTCACAGATGGATTCGGTGGAAAAATCCTTGATATTATTTTTTTAATTAGTATTATCGCTGGGGCAGCTGTCACGCTTGGATTGGGAACACCCATCATTACCTATAATTTATCCAAGTTGGCAAATATCGAGGTTACATTTGGTTTGACGTTACTTGTGACCATTGTTTGGGTTTTATTATTTTCTGCCAGTGCTTATTTAGGCATTGATAAAGGAATCAAACGATTAAGCACACTTAATATGTATTTAGCCGCTGCTTTCGGTTTATTCATCATGATTGCAGGCCCTGGGGTATTCATCCTGACTTATTTTACTGATAGTATTGGATTTTTAGTTAAGAATTATATAGATATGTCTTTTTCTACAAATTCGCTTGGCCAAGGGAACTCGATTATGGAAAGCAATACCGTGTTTTGGTTTGCGTATTGCGCCACTTGGGCGATGTTGCATAGTATATTTGCAGCAAAGATTTCTCGTGGCAGAACAATCAAAGAGATGATTTTGACATATCTGTTGGCACCTACACTTATTTCTTGGATTGCAACTGGCGTTCTTGGTGGTCTTAGTGTAGATCGATATATTACAGGAGAAGTTCCTGTATTACAAATTGTCCAAAACCAAAATGCAATGGCGGCCATTCCGGAAATACTTGCTTCTTTACCTTTTTCTATGATTGTCATGATCGTGTTTGTGCTTATTACAACGGTTTTCCTGACGACCACACTTGACTCCACTACGTATACAATTGCATCGTATACAGGCACAAGGGATATGAGTAAATTTGAACCTTCAAAAGGGTTACGTTTAATTATTTCTGGGGTTGTGACAGTAATTGCTCTTGTATTAATGAGGATCGGTGGTTTGGCACCTCTAGAAGTTCTTTCCGGCCTTATGGGAATACCAATCATCTTTATCCAATTCTTGACCATTTTTGCAGCCAAGAAGATGATGGATGAGGATCGTGCGTGGGAAAGGAACGTAAGAAAAGGTGTGGTAGTAGAAGGTAAAGAACGTAAGATTAGTTAGTAGTTATGGATGCTATTGAAGCAAGAACACAAACTCACCAACATCCCATGTGTATCCGGGATATGGAGTGGCCGTATTACCAGATAACCAAAATAAGTGATTTTTTCAAACCATGTTCCCTCAAACAACAGTTTGGGGGATTTATTATGGTTCGATTACAAGCAATACTTTTTAAATACTGTTTCTACTGTTGCAGGAACCCCATATATATAGGGTAAAAGCTAACAGGAGTAGATAACATGGACAAACAAAATAGTAAATTTAGATGGGTTATATTTACTTCTGTATTGTTTACATATTTATTGATGTCGAGCCAACGAACCGCTCCGGGATTGATTACAGACCAATTGATGACGGATTTTAGCATAACGGCAGCGACGGTTGGATTAGTGACAAGTATCCAATTTTTTGTATACACCGCTTTGCAAATTCCAATGGGGTTTTTGGCTGATCGTTATGGACCCAGTTTTTTTCTTATTATAGGTGCCGCTCTTACAGGTATAGGTACAATCGTTTATAGCCTTGGTACACATGAATTCGTCCTTTTTTCTGCTAGAATATTAACGGGAATAGGGGATGCGACTATCTGGGTAAATATGGTGTTAGTTTTAAGCCAATGGTTTAGTAAAAAAGAATTTACTCGATTGATTGGTTTTGCCGGAATGACAGGAAGCCTTGGTTTCCTTTTTGCAACTGTTCCTTTCTCCTTATTTATAGTCTTACTTGGGTGGAGGGGGGCATTTCTTTCAGCTGGAGTCCTTTTATGTTTATGTAGTTTTTTTCTTTATTTTGTACTCGTAAAAAAATCAAAGCAATCGCTATTCGTAAAAAATAAAAGACAACATGAAAAAACATCGGTTTTACTTCGGAGAATATTTTCGAATCGGCAGGCATGGGCATTATTCTTTTGCCACTTTGGGATTGTCGGAGGGTATATAGGATTTATCGGTTCGTGGGCAGTTCCATATGTAATGGATGTGTATGGAATGTCACGCTTAGATGCAAGTCAACTTATTATGATTAGTCTCATTGGAGCGCTTATTGGTGCACCTCTAATTGGATGGATTTCAAGTTATTTAGGAACCATTAAACGACCATATATTGTCTTTCATATTACGGTTTTAGTGTGTTGGTCTTTCTTTCTTTTATTTAATGAGCATCCACCATATTACTTAGTAATTATACTTTTCTTTACCATTGGCTTTGGATTCGGGTCAAATTCTTTAACCTTTGCAGTCGTTCGTCAATCTTTCCCTATCACAGAATCAGGCATTGTTTCGGGGTTTGCAAATACGGGTGGATTTCTAAGTGCAGTATTGCTGCCAAGCATTTTTGGCTATATATTAGATCATTTTCAGTCAACTTCAGGGAGTATTGGTAATGGATACTACTACGGTTTCCTCATTCTGGTAATCTTTTCTATTTTTGGTTTAATTGGAGTGATGTTTATCAAGGAAAAGGCCAGGATGCAGGACGGACACAAAACCTCTTGAACGACTGAAGTGCTCCTTTCTTCGATTTAAGTGGTTCCATACGATTGCTTGGACGACTGAACTCCTCTTTTTTTCGATTTTGGTGGTTCCATACGACCGCTTGGACGACTGAAGTCCTCCTTTTTTTGATTCAGTGGTTCCATACGACCGTTTGGACGACTGAAGTCCTCTTTTTTTCGGTTCAGGTGGTTCCATACGAGCTCTTGGACGACTGAACTTCTCCTTTTTTGGGGTCAGGTGGTTCCATACGGTCGCTTGGAAGACTGAACTCTTCCTTTTTTTAATTCAGGTGGTTCCATAAATGTAAATGGGGTTTCTATATAACTCAGGATCCCCAAGAATAATAACCCTTAAATAGCTAATAATAACCCTCATCTGATTAAATGCGGGAAAGGGGTTAACCATTTTGCTAAAAAAAGCACTGATTGTCTTTACTATTATGGGGCTGCTTACTGCTTGTGGAGGCAATGAAGATAAGGCGGGGAAAGAAGCCCAAAATGTTGCCAATAAGGTACAAGCGAAAAAGATGGCTAATAGGGGAGATTTCACTACTGCTGAAGAATTAGAAGCAATGGATCTTGATTCCAGGGACTTCAAGTGGGAAGATATTTATTTGTCAGAGCAAACGTTCAATGACATTTTATTCAGGTTTACCGAACCTAACGATCAAGGGGATGTACTGCTGAAAAGGGCAGAGCTAGTAGATACGGACACTGTCGAGCTAGTCGTTAATAATTCAGAAGGCGAATCACTTGAAAATTCCCTTCAAGCTGTGTCACTTGATTCGATTGTCCGCCAGCTATATAAGCATTCCGAGCTATTTAATGGAGAAGAACCACATATCAGGATGATGGATTTAAACGGGGTTGTTCTAGCAGAGAACAAAGAACCCATTCATTTTGGGCAAGGAGAAAAGAAGAAAGGTAAAGGAAAGGGATAAGTTTATACGGCTATCCCCGTATTTTGCCATGGATAGCTCGAAACTCATATAAAACAAGGCAACTACCCCCTTTGGGCTGTTGCCTTTTTACGTTTTTAAATCTTAAATTAAAATTTATTCAATGAGAGGGGAGAGTTCGGTTGCAGTTAAGGTATATAGTTCAGTCATGTTATATCAATCCCGGGTCCACTATCACAATGAGTACTTCCTCATTTAAATCATTATTTATGCTCCTACATCTACCTAGAAATTCTTCTATAGATGCAGGTATCTTCTGGCATTTTGTTTAAATAAATTCCATTGGGGACCGATTTTCGTTAAAATAAACATTGTCGGTTTTCGAAAGAATTCTTCCCATTCACACATGTCCAAAGATGGATGTGTTTGATAATAAGTTAGGAAGCATGATATAAGGTATAGGTGTAAATTTTTTGAACGTGAAATTAGTTAGTTATTGTATACATTACGAGAGGATTTGAGTTGGACATGATAGATAATTTTTGGCGTGATTTACCGCGACCGTTTTTTGTGTTGGCGCCGATGGAAGATGTGACGGATGTTGTATTTCGTTCTGTTGTAAGGAAAGCAGGGC is part of the Sutcliffiella sp. FSL R7-0096 genome and harbors:
- a CDS encoding BCCT family transporter, which translates into the protein MKGIKGESINNLIDYKIFVPSMLIILGISIPFTVYETKSLNLLNNIFNHIVEMFTWGYMWYAALMVAAALFFSFSKYGKVVLGDPLEKPKYTMFEYASILIAMGLGSTIMRTGMIQWTDVALEPPFGTEARSAEALLWGNSYSMFLWSFQVFAIFVMAAPAMGYIMHVRKKPLIRISEACRCIFGDRFTDGFGGKILDIIFLISIIAGAAVTLGLGTPIITYNLSKLANIEVTFGLTLLVTIVWVLLFSASAYLGIDKGIKRLSTLNMYLAAAFGLFIMIAGPGVFILTYFTDSIGFLVKNYIDMSFSTNSLGQGNSIMESNTVFWFAYCATWAMLHSIFAAKISRGRTIKEMILTYLLAPTLISWIATGVLGGLSVDRYITGEVPVLQIVQNQNAMAAIPEILASLPFSMIVMIVFVLITTVFLTTTLDSTTYTIASYTGTRDMSKFEPSKGLRLIISGVVTVIALVLMRIGGLAPLEVLSGLMGIPIIFIQFLTIFAAKKMMDEDRAWERNVRKGVVVEGKERKIS
- the rlmD gene encoding 23S rRNA (uracil(1939)-C(5))-methyltransferase RlmD, yielding MTVPVQKNEYYDVTVQDLTHDGAGVAKIEGFPIFVQHALPDEEIKVKIIKVKKGYAFGRLEEIHKTSPYRVDAPCPIYKQCGGCQLQHLSYEGQLVAKQKQVKDVLERIGHLKDVPVHPVLGMDHNPWRYRNKAQVPIGEREGGLIAGFYQQRSHEIIDMKECLIQQEINDRVVQTVREICDKHGVRAYNEKTHKGVLRHVMARYGLVTGEVMIVLITRTPDIPNRKAIVEEIVAALPEVKSVVQNVNTKKTNVIFGDETRVLWGNEYIYDFIGDIKFAISARSFYQVNPEQTKVLYDKALEYADLTGEETVIDAYCGIGTISLFLAQKAKKVYGVEIVPEAIEDAKRNAELNEITNAEFGVGEAEVVIPKWYKDGITADVLVVDPPRKGCDEALLKTILEMKPKKVVYVSCNPATLARDLRVLEDGGYKTVEVQPVDMFPHTVHCEAVARIELNPTL
- a CDS encoding MFS transporter: MDKQNSKFRWVIFTSVLFTYLLMSSQRTAPGLITDQLMTDFSITAATVGLVTSIQFFVYTALQIPMGFLADRYGPSFFLIIGAALTGIGTIVYSLGTHEFVLFSARILTGIGDATIWVNMVLVLSQWFSKKEFTRLIGFAGMTGSLGFLFATVPFSLFIVLLGWRGAFLSAGVLLCLCSFFLYFVLVKKSKQSLFVKNKRQHEKTSVLLRRIFSNRQAWALFFCHFGIVGGYIGFIGSWAVPYVMDVYGMSRLDASQLIMISLIGALIGAPLIGWISSYLGTIKRPYIVFHITVLVCWSFFLLFNEHPPYYLVIILFFTIGFGFGSNSLTFAVVRQSFPITESGIVSGFANTGGFLSAVLLPSIFGYILDHFQSTSGSIGNGYYYGFLILVIFSIFGLIGVMFIKEKARMQDGHKTS
- a CDS encoding LysM peptidoglycan-binding domain-containing protein; protein product: MQIFYTVRSGDTLYEISRRWGIPTDSLISANNLNPPYTIHIGQQLSVPPGVDKVRVRQGDSVYRISQLYRVPSSVLIEANQLRPPYVIQIGQLLKVPPGVPYYIVQPGDTLYQLAGRFNVRTNGEPNYELIRNVNQLPSSHLFPGMKLMIPYAPPGGQGRIAYTSDRGGHYDIWLYNPLTGENLQLTSGLGDSFSIPEWSPNSTRIAFVGKNRIINVIEVATGSIAQIDQMEEEVEFKLAWSPDSTQIAYTKQGHIILYDVLSHHVQSIQQPNSTDVQWFPNGMELLFQAPDETGISQLYRSQTDGTGKQQITSNTEGRLNNSQLSPDGSFVLYTTPGVSISIIHTIELSTGNVFEVKGGPLAKNYYPKWSPDSLKIAYSATALEDRGYFSQVRTVGRRGEEDRIWAISNCFASPVTWSTDGTNIAYLSGCREQESAHEMWTINLQRPVPIRLIEGVNIQSLQWSPTAIMDVTQNTYTSTTYKVSFQYPSNWRKVNEERYEGADDFFQISAISAGENLDEVCHGEAFHPLMPYGSLPRIVKARIQNQEACYIFPSVDQPTEMLNQSALIVRYPIPIKIQGETYNYFILWTDQPHMKEIASSLTFL